The Brassica oleracea var. oleracea cultivar TO1000 chromosome C6, BOL, whole genome shotgun sequence genome includes a region encoding these proteins:
- the LOC106296978 gene encoding uncharacterized protein LOC106296978 isoform X4 produces MNPAAEAWPVTAAIVGIGREMRSATKDRSFESMMLFSTSLILVSSMSSSLLVEIRLRCTIVLKMMPYLHCNPILMRTDCYGCSSSWCLFFPRSWSDIWSRNFLTS; encoded by the exons ATGAACCCCGCGGCGGAGGCGTGGCCGGTTACGGCGGCGATCGTCGGCATAGGGAGGGAGATGAGGTCGGCGACCAAGGATCGGAGTTTTGAGTCCATGATGTTGTTTTCAACTTCTTTGATTCTCGTTTCTTCAATGTCTTCGTCACTGCTGGTAGAAATAAG ATTACGCTGTACAATTGTCTTGAAGATGATGCCATATCTGCATTGCAATCCTATTCTGATGAGGACTGATT GTTATGGGTGCTCCTCGTCGTGGTGCTTATTCTTTCCAAGGAGCTGGTCGGACATCTGGAGCAGGAACTTCCTCACCTCCTGA
- the LOC106296978 gene encoding uncharacterized protein LOC106296978 isoform X1, whose translation MNPAAEAWPVTAAIVGIGREMRSATKDRSFESMMLFSTSLILVSSMSSSLLVEIRLVKYLQVMGAPRRGAYSFQGAGRTSGAGTSSPPENGTSLPPRTGASLPPRTLCLMELEPPCLLEPLDKLILLKKCILILA comes from the exons ATGAACCCCGCGGCGGAGGCGTGGCCGGTTACGGCGGCGATCGTCGGCATAGGGAGGGAGATGAGGTCGGCGACCAAGGATCGGAGTTTTGAGTCCATGATGTTGTTTTCAACTTCTTTGATTCTCGTTTCTTCAATGTCTTCGTCACTGCTGGTAGAAATAAG ATTGGTAAAATATTTGCAGGTTATGGGTGCTCCTCGTCGTGGTGCTTATTCTTTCCAAGGAGCTGGTCGGACATCTGGAGCAGGAACTTCCTCACCTCCTGAAAATGGAACATCTCTTCCTCCTCGAACTGGAGCCTCTCTGCCTCCTCGAACTCTCTGCCTCATGGAACTGGAGCCTCCTTGCCTCCTGGAGCCACTGGACAAGCTAATTCTTTTGAAGAAGTGTATTCTCATACTAGCTTAG
- the LOC106296978 gene encoding uncharacterized protein LOC106296978 isoform X3, whose amino-acid sequence MNPAAEAWPVTAAIVGIGREMRSATKDRSFESMMLFSTSLILVSSMSSSLLVEIRLWVLLVVVLILSKELVGHLEQELPHLLKMEHLFLLELEPLCLLELSASWNWSLLASWSHWTS is encoded by the exons ATGAACCCCGCGGCGGAGGCGTGGCCGGTTACGGCGGCGATCGTCGGCATAGGGAGGGAGATGAGGTCGGCGACCAAGGATCGGAGTTTTGAGTCCATGATGTTGTTTTCAACTTCTTTGATTCTCGTTTCTTCAATGTCTTCGTCACTGCTGGTAGAAATAAG GTTATGGGTGCTCCTCGTCGTGGTGCTTATTCTTTCCAAGGAGCTGGTCGGACATCTGGAGCAGGAACTTCCTCACCTCCTGAAAATGGAACATCTCTTCCTCCTCGAACTGGAGCCTCTCTGCCTCCTCGAACTCTCTGCCTCATGGAACTGGAGCCTCCTTGCCTCCTGGAGCCACTGGACAAGCTAA
- the LOC106296978 gene encoding uncharacterized protein LOC106296978 isoform X2, translating into MNPAAEAWPVTAAIVGIGREMRSATKDRSFESMMLFSTSLILVSSMSSSLLVEIRLRCTIVLKMMPYLHCNPILMRTDCKFQQEELTTLLQRYGCSSSWCLFFPRSWSDIWSRNFLTS; encoded by the exons ATGAACCCCGCGGCGGAGGCGTGGCCGGTTACGGCGGCGATCGTCGGCATAGGGAGGGAGATGAGGTCGGCGACCAAGGATCGGAGTTTTGAGTCCATGATGTTGTTTTCAACTTCTTTGATTCTCGTTTCTTCAATGTCTTCGTCACTGCTGGTAGAAATAAG ATTACGCTGTACAATTGTCTTGAAGATGATGCCATATCTGCATTGCAATCCTATTCTGATGAGGACTGATTGTAAGTTTCAGCAAGAAGAGTTGACCACGCTTCTCCAGC GTTATGGGTGCTCCTCGTCGTGGTGCTTATTCTTTCCAAGGAGCTGGTCGGACATCTGGAGCAGGAACTTCCTCACCTCCTGA
- the LOC106298992 gene encoding glutathione S-transferase U22 gives MADEVILLDFWPSPFGVRARIALREKGVEFEYREENLRDKSPLLLQMNPVHKKIPVLIHNGKPVCESMNVVQYIDEVWSDKKNPLLPSDSYQRAQARFWVDFIDTKVYEPADKIWSTKGEVQEKAKKEYIEALKILESELGNKPYFGGDNFGFIDIAMTGYYMWFEASEKCGNFSIEPECPTLMASAKRCLQRDSVVNSVPDPEKIVEFAFKIRKIYCV, from the exons ATGGCTGATGAGGTGATTCTTCTAGATTTCTGGCCAAGCCCATTCGGTGTAAGAGCAAGGATCGCACTGAGAGAGAAAGGTGTCGAGTTTGAATACAGAGAAGAGAATCTGAGGGACAAGAGCCCTTTGCTTCTTCAAATGAACCCGGTTCACAAGAAGATTCCGGTTCTGATCCATAACGGTAAACCGGTCTGTGAATCCATGAACGTAGTCCAGTACATCGACGAGGTCTGGTCAGACAAGAAGAACCCCCTCCTCCCTTCTGATTCTTACCAAAGAGCTCAAGCCAGATTCTGGGTCGATTTTATCGATACCAAG GTTTACGAACCAGCGGATAAGATATGGTCAACAAAAGGCGAGGTACAAGAGAAGGCCAAGAAAGAGTATATTGAAGCACTCAAGATTCTTGAGTCTGAGCTTGGAAACAAACCCTACTTCGGAGGAGATAACTTTGGGTTCATAGACATTGCCATGACTGGTTATTACATGTGGTTCGAAGCATCTGAGAAATGCGGTAACTTCAGCATCGAACCAGAGTGTCCAACACTTATGGCTTCAGCCAAGAGGTGTTTGCAAAGAGACAGCGTGGTTAACTCTGTCCCTGACCCTGAGAAGATCGTTGAGTTCGCCTTTAAGATTCGCAAGATATATTGTGTCTAA
- the LOC106297176 gene encoding glutathione S-transferase U23 — MAEEVILLDYWSSMFGMRTRIALEEKGVKYEYREEDLSNKSPLLLEMNPIHMKIPVLIHKGKPICESIIQVQYIDEVWPDANPILPSDPYQRAQARFWSDYIDKKTAGPCKALQRETGEKQETAKMEFMEVLKTLDSELGDKSFFGGNVFGLVDIAFIGFYSWFRTYEVVANFSIVAEFPKLIAWAERCLKRESVAKVLPDSDKVLKSVSDYRKNILGIN; from the exons ATGGCAGAAGAGGTGATTCTTTTGGATTACTGGTCGAGCATGTTTGGGATGAGGACAAGGATTGCTCTAGAGGAGAAAGGAGTGAAATATGAATACAGAGAAGAAGACCTGAGTAACAAGAGCCCTTTGCTTCTTGAAATGAACCCTATTCACATGAAGATTCCTGTTTTGATTCACAAAGGCAAACCGATCTGCGAATCCATCATCCAGGTACAGTACATCGACGAAGTCTGGCCTGACGCAAACCCCATTCTCCCTTCTGATCCTTACCAGAGAGCTCAGGCGAGATTCTGGTCAGATTACATTGACAAGAAG ACGGCCGGACCGTGCAAGGCTTTACAGAGAGAAACAGGGGAGAAACAAGAGACAGCAAAGATGGAGTTCATGGAAGTACTCAAGACCCTTGACTCCGAGCTCGGAGACAAATCTTTCTTTGGAGGAAACGTGTTTGGGCTCGTGGACATTGCCTTTATCGGATTCTATAGTTGGTTTCGTACGTACGAGGTGGTAGCAAACTTCAGCATCGTAGCAGAGTTTCCTAAGCTAATTGCTTGGGCAGAGAGGTGTTTGAAAAGAGAGAGTGTGGCTAAGGTCTTGCCCGACTCAGATAAGGTGCTTAAGTCAGTCTCTGACTATCGGAAGAATATTTTAGGAATCAACTAG